The proteins below are encoded in one region of Streptomyces marianii:
- the ilvN gene encoding acetolactate synthase small subunit translates to MSKHTLSVLVENTPGILARIAALFSRRGFNIDSLAVGVTEHPDISRITIVVNVEDLPLEQVTKQLNKLVNVLKIVELEPSAAVQRELVLVKVRADNETRSQIVEIVQLFRAKTVDVSPEAVTIEATGSSDKLEAMLKMLEQFGIKELVQSGTIAIGRGARSITDRSLRALDRSA, encoded by the coding sequence ATGTCCAAGCACACGCTCTCCGTCCTGGTGGAGAACACCCCCGGCATCCTCGCCAGGATCGCGGCGCTCTTCTCCCGTCGCGGCTTCAACATCGACTCGCTCGCCGTCGGGGTCACCGAGCACCCCGACATCTCCCGGATCACCATCGTGGTCAATGTCGAGGACCTGCCGCTGGAACAGGTGACCAAGCAGCTGAACAAGCTGGTCAACGTGCTGAAGATCGTCGAGCTGGAGCCCAGCGCCGCGGTCCAGCGCGAACTCGTCCTGGTGAAGGTCCGTGCGGACAACGAGACCCGCTCCCAGATCGTGGAGATCGTCCAGCTGTTCCGAGCCAAGACCGTGGACGTCTCGCCCGAGGCCGTCACGATCGAGGCCACCGGTTCGAGTGACAAGCTCGAGGCCATGCTGAAGATGCTGGAGCAGTTCGGCATCAAGGAACTCGTCCAGTCCGGCACGATCGCCATAGGGCGCGGCGCCCGGTCCATCACGGACCGCAGCCTGCGAGCCCTCGATCGCAGCGCCTGA
- a CDS encoding PucR family transcriptional regulator, which translates to MKGDYQELVDEISGLLGAPATLENRDFELIAFGAHDSDDDSAMDPVRTRSILTRKSTPAVRSWFEGFGITRATGPVRIPAAPEAGVFRDRICLPVRHRGIVLGYVWLLDARPGPTAGQLTSAMQVTDRIGALLADEERAGTDLSREFRAVLTAERGWQYDMALAALRTALGPAAEGLHTVVCMAPWPSGDAPSARAVAGASALCTVPWPAGSTAPQAGVGAPAGPGEPGHGATASPERTRKGGRGGPKPDEGPLVTDPAGGGADGHALAVLVRLRAADVLAPALTAAGRLSEDAASVAAGIALPRRGMDGLAASWREAASAARAVLAEPGLGPVADWSSIGPYRLLTALPPGLSHDPSAAALLTPAHAELARTAELFLDCAGQAGRAASALGIHRQTLYYRLSRVEQLTGLDLDDGEDRLLLHMALKAARL; encoded by the coding sequence GTGAAGGGCGATTACCAGGAACTGGTGGACGAGATATCGGGGCTGCTGGGTGCCCCGGCGACCCTGGAGAACCGGGATTTCGAACTGATCGCCTTCGGCGCGCACGACAGCGACGACGACAGCGCCATGGACCCCGTGCGCACCCGCTCGATCCTCACCAGGAAGTCCACCCCCGCGGTGCGCTCCTGGTTCGAGGGCTTCGGCATCACCCGGGCGACCGGGCCGGTGCGGATCCCGGCGGCCCCTGAGGCCGGAGTCTTCCGGGACCGGATCTGCCTCCCCGTCCGCCATCGCGGGATCGTCCTCGGCTACGTGTGGCTGCTCGACGCCCGGCCCGGGCCGACGGCCGGGCAGCTGACCTCGGCCATGCAGGTGACCGACCGGATCGGTGCCCTGCTCGCCGACGAGGAGCGGGCGGGCACGGATCTGTCCCGGGAGTTCCGCGCCGTGCTCACCGCCGAGCGCGGCTGGCAGTACGACATGGCCCTCGCCGCCCTCCGCACGGCGCTCGGGCCTGCCGCAGAAGGGCTCCACACCGTGGTGTGCATGGCCCCGTGGCCCTCCGGGGACGCCCCGTCGGCCCGTGCCGTCGCCGGGGCGTCGGCCCTGTGCACGGTGCCCTGGCCCGCCGGCTCCACCGCGCCCCAGGCCGGAGTCGGTGCTCCCGCCGGCCCCGGCGAGCCGGGCCACGGTGCCACCGCCTCGCCGGAAAGGACGAGGAAGGGGGGACGCGGCGGACCGAAGCCGGACGAGGGGCCCCTTGTCACGGACCCGGCCGGCGGCGGTGCGGACGGGCACGCCCTCGCCGTCCTGGTGCGCCTGCGCGCCGCCGACGTGCTCGCACCCGCTCTCACCGCGGCCGGCCGGCTCTCGGAGGACGCCGCATCGGTCGCCGCGGGCATCGCCCTCCCACGCCGGGGCATGGACGGCCTCGCCGCCTCCTGGCGGGAGGCCGCCTCGGCCGCACGCGCCGTCCTCGCCGAGCCCGGGCTCGGTCCGGTCGCCGACTGGTCTTCGATCGGCCCGTACCGGCTGCTGACCGCGCTGCCCCCGGGCCTGTCCCACGACCCCTCGGCCGCTGCGCTGCTCACCCCGGCGCATGCCGAACTCGCCCGTACCGCCGAGCTGTTCCTGGACTGCGCCGGTCAGGCGGGCCGTGCGGCCTCCGCCCTCGGCATCCACCGCCAGACCCTCTACTACCGCCTTTCCCGGGTGGAGCAGCTCACCGGGCTCGATCTCGACGACGGCGAGGACCGGCTGCTGCTGCACATGGCCCTGAAGGCCGCCCGGCTGTGA
- a CDS encoding acetolactate synthase large subunit, whose protein sequence is MPMTEQASGAHHPQPRARTGGQPSATVEHVTGAQSLIRSLEEVGAETVFGIPGGAILPAYDPLMDSSRVRHILVRHEQGAGHAATGYAQATGKVGVCMATSGPGATNLVTPIADAHMDSVPLVAITGQVASKAIGTDAFQEADIVGITMPITKHNFLVTKPEDIPRTIAEAFHIASTGRPGPVLVDIAKDALQARTTFTWPPQTDLPGYRPVTKPHAKQIREAAKLIIQAKRPVLYVGGGVLKARATAELKVLAELTKAPVTTTLMALGAFPDSHPLHVGMPGMHGSVTAVTALQKADLIVALGARFDDRVTGKLDSFAPFAKVVHADIDPAEIGKNRAADVPIVGDAREVIADLVQAVQAEYGEGNTGDYTAWWQDLNRWRETYPLGYDLPEDGSLSPQQVIQRIGRLAPENTVFAAGVGQHQMWAAHFIDYEKPATWLNSGGAGTMGYAVPAAMGAKAGMPDRAVWAIDGDGCFQMTNQELVTCALNGIPIKVAIINNGALGMVRQWQTLFYNERYSSTVLHSDETGHRTIGSQVGASQTPRKGTRIPDFVKLSEAMGCVALRCEDPAELDKVIAEANAINDRPVVIDFIVHEDAMVWPMVAAGTSNDEVMAARGVRPDFGDNEDD, encoded by the coding sequence ATGCCGATGACCGAGCAGGCATCCGGGGCCCACCATCCGCAGCCGCGGGCCCGCACCGGCGGACAGCCCTCCGCCACCGTTGAGCACGTCACGGGCGCGCAGTCCCTCATTCGTTCTCTCGAGGAAGTCGGGGCCGAGACGGTGTTCGGCATTCCCGGCGGGGCCATCCTCCCGGCGTACGACCCGCTGATGGACTCGTCCAGGGTGCGCCACATCCTGGTCCGGCACGAGCAGGGCGCCGGACACGCGGCCACGGGGTACGCCCAGGCCACCGGGAAGGTCGGCGTGTGCATGGCCACCTCGGGCCCGGGGGCCACCAACCTGGTCACGCCGATCGCCGACGCGCACATGGACTCCGTGCCGCTCGTCGCGATCACCGGTCAGGTGGCCAGCAAGGCCATCGGTACGGACGCCTTCCAGGAGGCGGACATCGTCGGCATCACGATGCCGATCACCAAGCACAACTTCCTGGTCACCAAGCCCGAGGACATCCCGCGGACGATCGCCGAGGCCTTCCACATCGCCTCCACCGGCCGCCCCGGCCCCGTCCTGGTCGACATCGCCAAGGACGCCCTCCAGGCGCGGACCACCTTCACCTGGCCGCCCCAGACGGATCTGCCCGGCTACCGGCCGGTCACCAAGCCGCACGCCAAGCAGATCCGCGAGGCCGCCAAGCTGATCATCCAGGCGAAGCGCCCCGTCCTCTATGTCGGCGGCGGGGTCCTCAAGGCCCGCGCCACCGCCGAGCTGAAGGTCCTCGCGGAGCTCACCAAGGCCCCCGTCACCACCACCCTGATGGCGCTGGGCGCGTTCCCCGACAGCCACCCGCTGCACGTGGGGATGCCGGGCATGCACGGTTCGGTCACCGCCGTCACCGCGCTGCAGAAGGCCGACCTGATCGTCGCCCTCGGTGCCCGCTTCGACGACCGCGTCACCGGAAAGCTGGACAGCTTCGCCCCGTTCGCCAAGGTCGTCCATGCCGACATCGACCCCGCCGAGATCGGCAAGAACCGGGCTGCGGACGTCCCGATCGTGGGTGACGCCCGCGAGGTCATCGCCGATCTGGTCCAGGCCGTCCAGGCCGAGTACGGCGAGGGCAACACCGGCGACTACACCGCCTGGTGGCAGGACCTGAACCGCTGGCGCGAGACCTACCCGCTGGGCTACGACCTGCCCGAGGACGGCAGCCTCTCGCCGCAGCAGGTCATCCAGCGGATCGGCCGGCTCGCGCCGGAGAACACGGTCTTCGCCGCCGGGGTCGGCCAGCACCAGATGTGGGCCGCGCACTTCATCGACTACGAGAAGCCGGCCACCTGGCTGAACTCCGGCGGTGCCGGGACCATGGGCTACGCCGTTCCGGCCGCCATGGGCGCCAAGGCGGGCATGCCGGACCGCGCCGTGTGGGCGATCGACGGCGACGGCTGCTTCCAGATGACCAACCAGGAGCTGGTCACCTGTGCCCTGAACGGGATCCCGATCAAGGTCGCGATCATCAACAACGGCGCCCTGGGCATGGTCCGCCAGTGGCAGACCCTGTTCTACAACGAGCGCTACTCCAGCACCGTCCTGCACTCCGACGAGACCGGGCACCGCACGATCGGCTCGCAGGTCGGCGCCAGCCAGACCCCCCGCAAGGGCACCCGCATCCCGGACTTCGTGAAACTCTCCGAAGCCATGGGCTGCGTCGCCCTGCGCTGCGAGGACCCGGCCGAGCTGGACAAGGTCATCGCCGAGGCCAACGCCATCAACGACCGCCCCGTCGTGATCGACTTCATCGTCCACGAGGACGCCATGGTGTGGCCGATGGTCGCCGCCGGCACCTCCAACGACGAGGTCATGGCCGCGCGGGGCGTCCGCCCCGACTTCGGCGACAACGAAGACGACTGA
- a CDS encoding peptidase inhibitor family I36 protein yields MTVKRTLASAATAVLLLTGGLAAAAAPAGAADCPSGEFCVWENAEFAGQRANWSGDDHWWESWIADEDSSWANHGISGPGIKDHVKVYSSAHLGGHMTICLAPGQEVGYNGAANDDGDSHTWAMSC; encoded by the coding sequence ATGACCGTGAAGCGCACCCTCGCCTCCGCGGCGACCGCCGTCCTCCTGCTGACCGGCGGGCTCGCCGCGGCCGCCGCACCGGCCGGCGCCGCAGACTGCCCGAGCGGTGAGTTCTGCGTCTGGGAGAACGCAGAATTCGCCGGCCAGCGCGCCAACTGGTCGGGGGACGACCACTGGTGGGAGAGCTGGATCGCCGACGAGGACTCGTCGTGGGCGAACCACGGCATCTCCGGGCCCGGCATCAAGGACCACGTCAAGGTGTACTCGAGCGCCCACCTGGGCGGGCACATGACGATCTGCCTGGCACCGGGGCAGGAGGTCGGCTACAACGGCGCGGCCAACGACGACGGTGACTCCCACACCTGGGCGATGAGCTGCTGA
- the ilvC gene encoding ketol-acid reductoisomerase, which translates to MAELFYDDDADLSIIQGRKVAVIGYGSQGHAHALSLRDSGVDVRVGLHEGSKSKAKAEEQGLRVVTPSEAAAEADVIMILVPDPIQAQVYEESVKDNLKDGDALFFGHGLNIRYGFIKPPAGVDVALVAPKGPGHLVRRQYEEGRGVPCIAGVEQDATGNAFALALSYAKGIGGTRAGVIKTTFTEETETDLFGEQAVLCGGTAALVKAGFETLVEAGYQPEIAYFECLHELKLIVDLMYEGGLEKMRWSVSETAEWGDYVTGPRIITDQTKAEMKKVLGEIQDGTFAKNWMDEYHGGLKKYNEYKKQDENHLLETTGKELRKLMSWVDNEEA; encoded by the coding sequence GTGGCCGAGCTGTTCTACGACGACGACGCCGACCTGTCCATCATCCAGGGCCGCAAGGTCGCGGTCATCGGCTACGGCAGCCAGGGCCACGCCCACGCGCTGTCGCTCCGTGACTCCGGTGTGGACGTCCGCGTCGGTCTGCACGAGGGGTCCAAGTCCAAGGCCAAGGCCGAGGAGCAGGGCCTGCGCGTGGTGACGCCGTCGGAGGCCGCCGCCGAGGCCGACGTCATCATGATCCTGGTCCCGGACCCGATCCAGGCCCAGGTGTACGAGGAGTCCGTCAAGGACAACCTGAAGGACGGCGACGCGCTCTTCTTCGGCCACGGCCTCAACATCCGGTACGGCTTCATCAAGCCGCCGGCCGGCGTGGACGTCGCGCTCGTCGCCCCCAAGGGCCCCGGCCACCTGGTGCGCCGCCAGTACGAGGAGGGCCGCGGCGTTCCCTGCATCGCCGGTGTCGAGCAGGACGCGACCGGCAACGCCTTCGCGCTGGCGCTCTCCTACGCCAAGGGCATCGGCGGCACCCGCGCCGGCGTCATCAAGACCACCTTCACCGAGGAGACCGAGACCGACCTGTTCGGTGAGCAGGCCGTGCTCTGCGGCGGCACCGCCGCGCTGGTCAAGGCGGGCTTCGAGACCCTGGTCGAGGCCGGCTACCAGCCGGAGATCGCCTACTTCGAGTGCCTCCACGAGCTGAAGCTGATCGTGGACCTCATGTACGAGGGCGGCCTGGAGAAGATGCGCTGGTCCGTCTCCGAGACCGCCGAGTGGGGCGACTACGTGACGGGTCCCCGCATCATCACGGACCAGACCAAGGCCGAGATGAAGAAGGTCCTCGGCGAGATCCAGGACGGCACCTTCGCCAAGAACTGGATGGACGAGTACCACGGCGGTCTGAAGAAGTACAACGAGTACAAGAAGCAGGACGAGAACCACCTGCTGGAGACCACCGGCAAGGAGCTGCGCAAGCTCATGAGCTGGGTGGACAACGAGGAGGCGTGA
- a CDS encoding 2-hydroxyacid dehydrogenase — MTADVWLPIPADEIEGLPAPSESGLNYRFWDGGRDFPADPAECAFYVVPYMKGTDVAVRPLAAMTHVRVVQTLSAGIDHVEPGLGTLPPGVRLCNARGVHEASTAELTLALVLASLRGIPRFVEGQRREEWHAGFYPALADKSVLIVGYGSIGAAIEDRLVPFECARVARVARSARTTERGEVHALTDLPALLPEADVVILSTPLTPATRHLADTGFLTRMKDGALLVNVARGPVVDTEALLKEVATGRITAALDVTDPEPLPAGHPLWHAPGVLVSPHVGGSTTAFLPRAKRLLAAQLTRYAAGEPLRNVVLTTG; from the coding sequence ATGACTGCTGACGTGTGGCTCCCGATTCCGGCCGACGAGATCGAAGGGCTCCCCGCTCCCTCGGAGTCGGGGCTGAACTACCGCTTCTGGGACGGCGGACGGGATTTCCCCGCGGACCCCGCGGAGTGCGCCTTCTACGTCGTCCCGTACATGAAGGGCACGGACGTCGCGGTGCGGCCGCTCGCCGCGATGACGCACGTACGGGTCGTGCAGACCCTCTCGGCGGGCATCGACCACGTCGAGCCGGGCCTCGGCACGCTGCCGCCGGGCGTGCGGCTGTGCAACGCCCGGGGAGTCCACGAGGCGAGCACGGCGGAGCTCACCCTCGCCCTGGTCCTCGCCTCCCTGCGCGGCATCCCCCGCTTCGTGGAGGGCCAGCGGCGGGAGGAATGGCATGCGGGCTTCTACCCGGCGCTCGCCGACAAGTCCGTGCTGATCGTCGGCTACGGTTCGATCGGCGCGGCCATCGAGGACCGGCTTGTACCGTTCGAATGCGCGCGGGTGGCGCGCGTCGCGCGCTCCGCCCGTACCACCGAGCGCGGCGAAGTGCACGCACTCACCGATCTGCCGGCGCTGCTTCCGGAGGCCGACGTGGTGATCCTCTCCACCCCGCTCACGCCGGCCACGCGTCATCTCGCCGACACCGGATTCCTCACCCGGATGAAGGACGGCGCCCTCCTGGTGAACGTGGCGCGCGGACCGGTCGTCGACACCGAAGCGCTGCTCAAGGAAGTCGCAACCGGCCGGATCACCGCGGCGCTCGATGTCACCGACCCCGAGCCGCTGCCCGCCGGACACCCCCTCTGGCACGCTCCCGGCGTCCTCGTCAGCCCCCATGTCGGCGGTTCCACAACGGCGTTCCTGCCCCGGGCCAAGCGGCTGCTGGCCGCACAGCTGACCCGCTACGCGGCGGGCGAGCCCCTGCGAAACGTGGTCCTCACGACGGGGTAG
- a CDS encoding putative bifunctional diguanylate cyclase/phosphodiesterase, producing the protein MIAPAALLDRRQVREDGGTGLLSQVLLVLASGGYAIGAAFGWGSERLALVMGDFGLSFAAGLAAVSCFLYARARGSRFRPAWMLFSVSSAMAACGNAVWGWYEVVLDRPVPSPSPADLFFLCFAPPAIVGLLVLAKRPVTRAGWVCLGLDAWLIGGSLLTLSWSLALAHTAHFEGESVSEAALSLAYPLLDIVLVSMVLALHFRRSHANRSGINTAIAALALTVLCDALFTSPLLRESYRSGQLLDAGWFAASLLLAYAPWGVRRPEPPVAPVRGPRPTGRPITGSLAALTPYLAAAVCTLGILYNVIEGRRVDRVVVFTGCAVVLALVVRQGIMLLDNIALTHELAQKENHFRSLVQGSSDVIMIAAPTGILRYVSPAAAGVYGRDADELIGSELSSLIHPEDLGRVVHEVRRFLAASPAEEPTTRIECRFRSGTGQWLNVESTVKRHQGGLIFNSRDVTERVRLQAQLQHNAEHDPLTDLPNRALFTERVRQALSGRRAGDAGTAVLFIDLDGFKGVNDRHGHQAGDELLIQAARRLHESVRAGDTAARLGGDEFAALILGDGSRDHAAREHRVREIADRLRLMLSQPYRVEGHELRVAASIGVAFAEPGISAGDLLRNADLAMYRAKAGGKDRVELYAPQMQADAALLTDRSARARSALQDGEFTLLHQPVVGLVDGRIAAVAAQARWRSSQGILFTPDELRRVAEDGDPTAGFGHRLLEEAVGQAAERVRLGHRIPVSVRIPARRLLDRSTPLGSIESLLTRHGLPSGSLVIELADSDPRISFDELEHRLVALRRLGVRIALDGFGSGYAAIIALRRLPIDVLKLDRGLVEGVVESARLHKITAGLLRIARDLGMKSVADGVDVPEQVLALRAMGCTHGQGMAFSGPLDEHRLRRVLERGEFPVPAGSALPVLSGRALPTRRSPAPSEIVGRPPMRSNNETPVPPT; encoded by the coding sequence GTGATCGCCCCCGCGGCGCTCCTCGACCGCCGCCAGGTCCGGGAAGACGGCGGCACGGGGCTGCTGTCCCAGGTCCTGCTGGTCCTCGCGAGCGGTGGCTACGCCATCGGTGCGGCGTTCGGCTGGGGCTCCGAGCGACTGGCCCTGGTCATGGGTGACTTCGGGCTGAGCTTCGCCGCCGGACTCGCCGCGGTCTCCTGTTTCCTCTACGCGCGTGCACGGGGCAGCCGCTTCCGGCCCGCCTGGATGCTGTTCTCCGTCTCCTCCGCAATGGCCGCCTGCGGAAACGCGGTCTGGGGCTGGTACGAGGTGGTCCTCGACCGTCCGGTCCCGAGTCCGTCCCCGGCCGATCTGTTCTTCCTCTGCTTTGCCCCGCCCGCCATCGTCGGACTGCTCGTCCTCGCGAAACGGCCCGTCACCCGGGCCGGCTGGGTGTGCCTGGGGCTGGACGCCTGGCTCATCGGCGGCTCCCTGCTCACGCTCTCCTGGAGCCTCGCCCTGGCGCACACCGCGCACTTCGAGGGGGAGAGTGTGTCCGAAGCGGCGCTTTCGCTGGCCTATCCGCTGCTCGACATCGTCCTCGTCAGCATGGTCCTGGCCCTGCACTTCCGGCGGTCGCACGCCAACAGGTCCGGTATCAACACGGCGATCGCCGCACTCGCCCTGACCGTGCTGTGCGACGCGCTGTTCACCTCGCCGCTGCTGCGGGAGAGCTACCGCTCGGGCCAACTGCTGGACGCGGGCTGGTTCGCCGCCTCGCTGCTGCTCGCGTACGCGCCCTGGGGGGTGCGCCGGCCGGAGCCGCCCGTCGCGCCGGTCCGCGGTCCCCGCCCGACCGGCCGGCCCATCACGGGCTCGCTCGCCGCGCTCACCCCCTACCTGGCCGCCGCCGTCTGCACGCTCGGAATCCTCTACAACGTCATCGAGGGCCGCCGCGTGGACCGGGTGGTGGTGTTCACCGGGTGCGCGGTCGTCCTCGCCCTGGTCGTGAGGCAGGGCATCATGCTGCTCGACAACATCGCCCTCACCCATGAACTCGCCCAGAAGGAGAACCACTTCCGCTCCCTGGTGCAGGGCTCCAGCGATGTGATCATGATCGCCGCCCCGACGGGCATACTCCGCTACGTGAGCCCCGCCGCCGCCGGCGTCTACGGCCGCGACGCTGACGAGCTCATCGGCTCCGAACTGTCGTCGCTCATCCATCCCGAGGACCTCGGGCGCGTCGTCCACGAGGTGCGCAGATTCCTGGCGGCCTCGCCCGCCGAGGAGCCCACGACCCGGATCGAGTGCCGTTTCAGGTCCGGCACCGGCCAGTGGCTGAACGTCGAGTCCACGGTCAAGCGACACCAGGGCGGGCTGATCTTCAACAGCAGGGACGTCACCGAACGGGTGCGTCTGCAGGCCCAGTTGCAGCACAACGCCGAGCACGACCCGCTGACCGACCTGCCCAACCGCGCCCTGTTCACCGAGCGGGTGCGGCAGGCGCTCAGCGGCCGGCGGGCCGGGGACGCGGGCACGGCCGTGCTCTTCATCGACCTCGACGGCTTCAAGGGGGTGAACGACCGCCACGGCCACCAGGCGGGCGACGAACTGCTGATCCAGGCCGCCCGCCGCCTCCACGAATCCGTGCGGGCGGGGGACACCGCCGCCCGGCTCGGGGGTGACGAGTTCGCCGCGCTCATCCTCGGCGACGGCTCGCGCGACCACGCCGCCCGGGAGCACCGGGTGCGGGAGATCGCCGACCGGCTGAGGCTCATGCTCTCCCAGCCGTACCGGGTGGAGGGCCATGAGCTCAGGGTCGCCGCGTCCATCGGCGTCGCCTTCGCCGAGCCCGGCATCAGCGCCGGCGACCTGCTGCGCAACGCCGACCTGGCCATGTACCGGGCCAAGGCGGGCGGCAAGGACCGGGTCGAGCTGTACGCGCCCCAGATGCAGGCGGACGCCGCCCTGCTCACGGACCGGTCCGCGCGGGCGCGGAGCGCGCTCCAGGACGGCGAGTTCACCCTGCTCCACCAGCCCGTGGTCGGCCTCGTCGACGGCCGGATCGCGGCCGTGGCGGCGCAGGCCCGCTGGCGGTCGTCCCAGGGCATCCTGTTCACGCCCGACGAGCTGCGCCGGGTCGCCGAGGATGGCGACCCGACCGCCGGATTCGGCCACCGGCTGCTGGAGGAAGCCGTCGGGCAGGCGGCGGAGCGCGTCCGGCTCGGTCACCGCATCCCCGTGTCGGTACGGATCCCCGCGCGCCGGCTGCTGGACCGGTCCACCCCGCTCGGCTCCATCGAGAGCCTGCTCACCCGCCACGGGCTGCCCTCGGGCTCCCTGGTGATCGAGTTGGCCGACAGCGACCCGCGGATCTCCTTCGACGAACTGGAGCACCGTCTGGTGGCACTGCGCAGACTCGGTGTGCGGATCGCCCTTGACGGCTTCGGCAGCGGCTACGCGGCGATCATCGCCCTGCGCCGTCTCCCCATCGACGTGCTCAAGCTCGACCGCGGCCTGGTCGAGGGCGTGGTGGAGTCGGCCAGACTGCACAAGATCACCGCGGGTCTGCTGCGGATCGCCCGGGACCTCGGTATGAAGTCCGTGGCGGACGGTGTGGATGTTCCCGAACAGGTACTGGCACTACGTGCCATGGGATGCACCCACGGCCAGGGAATGGCCTTCTCCGGGCCGCTCGACGAGCACCGGCTGCGCCGTGTGCTTGAGCGCGGCGAGTTCCCGGTGCCCGCCGGGTCCGCTCTGCCGGTGCTCTCCGGCCGGGCGTTGCCGACCCGGCGCTCCCCGGCCCCGTCCGAGATCGTGGGCCGTCCCCCGATGCGCTCAAATAATGAGACGCCTGTCCCACCCACTTGA
- the serA gene encoding phosphoglycerate dehydrogenase, whose translation MSTAPRKPVVLIAEELSPATVDALGPDFEIRHCNGADRAELIPAIADVDAVLVRSATKVDAEAIAAARKLRVVARAGVGLDNVDVSAATKAGVMVVNAPTSNIVTAAELACGLIVATARNIPQANTALKNGEWKRSKYTGVELSEKILGVVGLGRIGVLVAQRMSAFGMKIVAYDPYVQPARAAQMGVKLLSLDELLEVSDFITVHLPKTPETLGLIGDEALHRVKPTVRVVNAARGGIVDEEALASALKEGRVAGAGLDVYAKEPCTDSPLFQFDQVVCTPHLGASTDEAQEKAGIAVAKSVRLALAGELVPDAVNVQGGVIAEDVRPGLPLAEKLGRIFTALAGEVAVRLDVEVYGEITQHDVKVLELSALKGVFEDVIDETVSYVNAPLFAQERGVEVRLTTSSESPDHRNVVTVRGTLSGGEEVAVSGTLAGPKHLQKIVAVGDYDIDLALADHMVVARYEDRPGVVGTVGRILGEAGLNIAGMQVSRQEEGGEALVVLTVDDTVPQNVLNEIAEEIGATSARSVNLTA comes from the coding sequence GTGAGCACTGCGCCCCGTAAACCCGTTGTACTCATCGCCGAAGAGCTGTCGCCCGCCACCGTGGACGCGCTCGGTCCGGACTTCGAGATCCGGCACTGCAACGGCGCGGACCGCGCCGAGCTGATCCCCGCCATCGCCGATGTCGACGCCGTGCTGGTGCGGTCCGCCACCAAGGTCGACGCCGAGGCCATCGCCGCCGCCAGGAAGCTCAGGGTGGTGGCCCGGGCCGGAGTCGGTCTGGACAACGTGGACGTCTCCGCGGCCACCAAGGCCGGTGTCATGGTCGTCAACGCACCGACGTCCAACATCGTGACCGCCGCCGAGCTCGCCTGCGGTCTGATCGTCGCCACCGCGCGCAACATCCCGCAGGCCAACACCGCGCTGAAGAACGGCGAGTGGAAGCGCTCGAAGTACACGGGCGTGGAGCTCAGCGAGAAGATCCTCGGCGTCGTCGGCCTCGGCCGCATCGGCGTGCTGGTCGCCCAGCGTATGTCCGCCTTCGGCATGAAGATCGTCGCGTACGACCCCTACGTACAGCCCGCACGCGCCGCGCAGATGGGCGTCAAGCTGCTCTCGCTGGACGAGCTGCTCGAGGTCTCGGACTTCATCACCGTCCACCTTCCCAAGACCCCCGAGACGCTCGGCCTCATCGGCGACGAGGCGCTGCACCGGGTGAAGCCGACCGTCCGTGTCGTCAACGCCGCGCGCGGCGGGATCGTCGACGAGGAGGCGCTGGCCAGCGCGCTCAAGGAGGGCCGGGTCGCGGGCGCGGGCCTGGACGTGTACGCGAAGGAGCCGTGCACGGACTCCCCGCTGTTCCAGTTCGACCAGGTCGTCTGCACCCCGCACCTCGGCGCGTCCACGGACGAGGCCCAGGAGAAGGCCGGTATCGCCGTCGCCAAGTCCGTGCGTCTCGCCCTCGCCGGCGAGCTGGTGCCGGACGCGGTCAACGTCCAGGGCGGCGTCATCGCCGAGGACGTTCGCCCCGGTCTGCCGCTCGCCGAGAAGCTCGGCCGGATCTTCACCGCGCTGGCGGGCGAGGTCGCGGTCCGGCTCGACGTCGAGGTGTACGGCGAGATCACCCAGCACGATGTGAAGGTGCTCGAACTCTCCGCGCTGAAGGGTGTGTTCGAGGACGTCATCGACGAGACCGTGTCGTATGTGAACGCCCCGCTGTTCGCGCAGGAGCGCGGCGTCGAGGTCCGGCTCACCACCAGCTCGGAGTCCCCGGACCACCGCAACGTGGTGACGGTGCGCGGGACGCTGTCGGGCGGTGAGGAGGTCGCCGTCTCCGGCACCCTGGCCGGCCCCAAGCACCTGCAGAAGATCGTGGCCGTCGGTGACTACGACATCGACCTGGCGCTGGCGGACCACATGGTCGTCGCGCGCTACGAGGACCGTCCGGGCGTCGTCGGCACCGTCGGCCGCATCCTCGGCGAGGCCGGGCTCAACATCGCCGGAATGCAGGTCTCGCGTCAGGAGGAGGGCGGCGAGGCGCTGGTCGTGCTCACCGTCGACGACACCGTGCCGCAGAACGTGCTCAACGAGATCGCCGAGGAGATCGGCGCCACCTCGGCCCGTTCGGTGAACCTCACGGCCTGA